Genomic DNA from Desulfobaculum bizertense DSM 18034:
ATCCTGAGTGCGTTCTCGAAGCGGCGGGACATGAATGGGGAACACATAGAGGCGATAATAGAGATCCTCGCGAAAATCGCCTTTCTGCATCATCAGCTCAAGATTCCGGTTCGTGGCAGCAATGACACGCACATCAATGTCGATAGTCTTGGTGCTGCCAATGCGCTCGACTTCGTTGTTCTGGAGCACACGAAGGAGACGAACCTGGGCCTTGAGCGGAAGCTCTCCAATTTCATCGAGAAAAAGCGTTCCACCATTCGCCTGCTCAAAACGCCCTGGGCGAGAAACAGAGGCACCTGTAAATGCGCCTTTTTCGTAGCCAAAAAGTTCACTGTCGACCAAGGATTCTGGAATTGCACCACAGTTCACTTTGATAAATGGCTTGTTCTGACGGGGAGATATGGCCTGAATCGCATCGGCAATCAACTCCTTGCCAACGCCAGTTTCCCCTAAAATTAACGCGGGAAGCTCGCGGTCTTCCAACTGCCGAACGACATCCATCGTGGACTTGAGACCACCGCGCTCCCCAATGACATGACGTCCTCGAAGACTCTCGAGATTTTTTTCCAGCTCGTCGCGCTCCTCGCGTAACTTGCTCTGAAACTCCAGAGTCCGCTTGTACTGCAAAAGATTGGACATCGCTAAGGCAAAGGGAGTGAGAAGAAGCTCAAACTTTTGCTCATGCTCTCGAGTGAAACAGCCTAAATGCTTCCCCATGAGACAAAGATGCCCAAGAATCTTTTCTTCGGAACGCAGAATGCAGACAAGATATCCCCGCTCTTTAAAGGGGACCAGAGAACGTAAGGCATTGCTGTGCAGACTTGCGACAGACTCTTTCCTGTTGTTTGGCGTGTTGATAACGCCACTTACCCCTGCGTTGTGCAGAAAAAGCGACCGGGCGTCTGTTTCAGACAAGGGGACAGACATTTCGACAAAATCGAAACGCCCAGACTGAACTAAAAACAGCAAATTCAGACTCTTGAGATCATTGGAATACTGATGCAAGGATATAGCATCAATGGGAAAATGCTTCTCAAGAAAATCAAAAGTATGAACAAGTGATTCCTTCATATCGAGGCTCCCGTTGAGCCGGGTCATGGCCTCGGTGAGGAAATCCATATTGTCTTCAAGCGAATGAGTCATGTTCTTCTCCTGAGCTTTCGGCTAGCACGACCCACGAAATAAGACAATCTTTCGCTCTATTCAGTAATTACTAGTTGTATTTCACACCTCGTTAAAAATTACACACGACATAAAGCTTCAAGTACCTGATTTTACTCAATTATGAATCATGGCACAATTCTTGGTTAACAAGAGCCAAGGAGTGACACCATGAGTACGAGCAACCTGCCTATCGACGAAAACAGCCTCAGAGACAAAATCTGTTCGCTGAAAGACCAGCGAGAATACCGCTCACTGGCTGAATACCTGATCGGTGCACTGGCCTCTGGTCGTGTTCCGTCAAACCTCCATGCAAAAGCATACAACGAGCTGGGCCTCGCCCACCTCCAGCTCGACGAAGCTCTCGAAGCTGAAAAGGCATTTATTGCGGCCATCGAGCACGATCCCGACGCAATAAATCCGCGATTCAACCTCGGAAACATCGCCCTTTATGCCCAGAAATATACGCAGGGCCTCAATCTCTTCCGTGAAATCCTCGAAAAAGAGCCAGAACACATTGGCGCGCGATTCCACGCGGGCCTCTGCCTCGCCATGAGTGACAAGCCTGACGAAGCGCTGCCCTACTTTATGTATAGCGCAAGCGCAGCGCCAGAAGCGATGGGACCCAATTTCTGGTCCGGCGAAACCCTGCTTTCCCAAAAACGCTTTGAAGATGCTTTGCCATATTTCCGCAAGGCCGCAGAGATTACCCCAGACCATCGGGAATCCCAGCGCGGTATTGCAATCTGCCTATTTGAAACCTGGCAGTTCGAAGAGTGTATTGACCAGTGTGATGCCCTTATTTTGTCTGGCAAGGGTTCAGAATACCTTGCTTTCCAGATCAAAGGCGATGCGTTGATCGAGATTGGAGAGATCGAATCCGCCGCACTGTGCCACCTGCAACTTGCTGACATGGACTTCGACGCACGCGATTTTCTTGTCATGCGGGCCAAAGAACTGACCAAGCAGTATCCAAACGACGTCTCCCGATACATTGACACGGTCCTCGACGTCATTCCCGAACTGAAACGCGCTTTTGACCGCATTTCCACACACGACGATGCGGCAGAAAATCCTGCGCGGTCAACAAAAGAGGAGGCATCTGATGCCTAAAGAACAAGATGCATTGGACATCATTAATGATCCAAAAAATCGCATCTCCGGCACGGAAGGACCGGAGACCGAAAAAGTGGATCAGAGTGAAGGAGAAGCTCCAGGCACCGAGAAAAAGGGCTTCAACCGTCGCAATTTCCTAAAATTTGGTGGTGCTGCCGCCGCAGTCGCGACCGTTGCTGGCGCGGGTTCTGCTGGTTTCGCCATCGGCCGGGCTGACGACGCATACACTGGCTACAACCGCACCTATCAGGGCGGCGACCAGTTCTTTAACCGCGAACCATTCCGCTGCGATGTTCCGGTTATGATGACCCCTGTGGCCAAAGTCGAGCGCCCGAACTGGACTGACTTCCTTTTCAAACGCATGCATGAGCTGGTCAACATCATTAAAAGAGGTGAGTGGACCCCGGACATGGGCGTTGAAAAACTGCCTGGACCGGTGGGAGACCACTACCGTGCACGCCCTGGCGATCTCGAAATTATGCTGAACTCCTTGCAGCGTAACGTCCGCCGCAGTCAGGCATGGAAAGAGCACGGCAACAAGCGCTATGCTCTTGCTGGTGCCTACAACATGGCATTTGCAAAGGGTGGCATGGAATTCCCTGATGGCACCAACCGCGTGCCAGCAGATCCTGCTGACGAATACAAACGCACGGGCAAGCCCGTTCCGCCAGAAGACTGGGATTTCCGAGGCATCTCCCGCAAAGAGCCGATGAAATTCAAGTCCCCTGCCCATGCGTCCAAGCTCATCAAGCGCATGGCTCACCAGTTTGGCATGTCCCTCGTTGGCATTGCCAAATTTGACCCGCGCTTCATGTTCAAAAACCTCATGCGCGGTATGCCTCAGGAAGGCCGTGAATGGGGGGATCGCGTTCCAGAACACTGGAAATCCATCATTGTGTTTGGTGTGCCCATGAACTGGGACGGCACCTATTCCGCAATTGGATATTCCACGTCTTTTGACGCGTATTTCCGCTCCCGCTGTGCAGCAGGCCTCATGGAACAATTCCTGAAAGAACTGGGCTATCCGGCTCGCGCAGAGTTCCCCGGTCACAACTACGAAATCATGATGAGCCCTTACGTTCAGCTCGCTGGCCTTGGTCAGTACAGCCGCGCTGGTCTGGTCATGGTTCCGGAGCTTGGTGCAAACTTCCGGCCCGCAGCAGTCATCACAAACATTGAGTTTGAATACGACAGACCCATTGACGTAAAAATGGCTGACTTCTGCCTCAAGTGTAAAATCTGCGCAGACAGCTGCCCCTCCGGTGCAATCACACACGACGACCGTCCCCAGACTGTTGTCCGTGGTTTCAGGCGCTGGAAGCTCAACGAAGAGAAATGCTACTCCATGTGGGCTGGCGGCACGACACAGGACGGCCTTGGTTGCCGAGTCTGCGTTGGTGTCTGCCCCTACTCCAGAAAGAACACCTGGGTTCATACCATTTCTCGTGAAGTCGAGCCTCGTGACCCAACAGGTCTGTTCTCCACAGGACTGCTGGCCATGCAGAAAAACTTCTTCAAATTCAATGAAGCCGAAGATTACCGTTCCGACTGGGACGGCGGCAAAGAGGCAAACTACCACAATCCGCCGTGGTGGCTGCGTGCAGAAAACTTCCTCGATATCGAAAAGGACTGGAAGTACCACGGAATGGAATAGTGGGCTGTTTGCACTAACGAATAAGGAGAAAATTTATGTTCCCCGGAACTACTATGCTCAACTACATCTTCTGGATGGTCATGGGCGCATTGCAGGTCTTGGTCGTCTTGGGATTTGTTGAGTGGCTGAAACACTACGGTCGCAAAGTCGTCTGGTGGCAGGTCGCGCTTTTTTACGCTGGCTTTGTTTCCCTCTGCACAGTTGTCGCAGGCGGAACCACGCTTATGGGTGAATACGAGTCTATTGCATGCTGGTACTTTATCGGCGTCCTCGGCATTCCCGTTGTTATTTGTCTTGCTATCGCGTTCCGACTTTTCGTCATGAAAAA
This window encodes:
- a CDS encoding sigma 54-interacting transcriptional regulator, producing the protein MTHSLEDNMDFLTEAMTRLNGSLDMKESLVHTFDFLEKHFPIDAISLHQYSNDLKSLNLLFLVQSGRFDFVEMSVPLSETDARSLFLHNAGVSGVINTPNNRKESVASLHSNALRSLVPFKERGYLVCILRSEEKILGHLCLMGKHLGCFTREHEQKFELLLTPFALAMSNLLQYKRTLEFQSKLREERDELEKNLESLRGRHVIGERGGLKSTMDVVRQLEDRELPALILGETGVGKELIADAIQAISPRQNKPFIKVNCGAIPESLVDSELFGYEKGAFTGASVSRPGRFEQANGGTLFLDEIGELPLKAQVRLLRVLQNNEVERIGSTKTIDIDVRVIAATNRNLELMMQKGDFREDLYYRLYVFPIHVPPLRERTQDIPALIYSFMKRVCDELGLDGLPQLPSKTVDRLLKYSWPGNVRELENLVKRGITLSPQGPLYLEELLPQDEGWYIAPEESQSYFEKTIDARVEAVLEQHLPKLHLASKLGLSSFEHEGAPDDNSFSSSALPPVIKPLDDTIREAIQAALVQAQGKISGAGGAAELLQLNPNTLRSKMRKMGIRAH
- a CDS encoding tetratricopeptide repeat protein, with the protein product MSTSNLPIDENSLRDKICSLKDQREYRSLAEYLIGALASGRVPSNLHAKAYNELGLAHLQLDEALEAEKAFIAAIEHDPDAINPRFNLGNIALYAQKYTQGLNLFREILEKEPEHIGARFHAGLCLAMSDKPDEALPYFMYSASAAPEAMGPNFWSGETLLSQKRFEDALPYFRKAAEITPDHRESQRGIAICLFETWQFEECIDQCDALILSGKGSEYLAFQIKGDALIEIGEIESAALCHLQLADMDFDARDFLVMRAKELTKQYPNDVSRYIDTVLDVIPELKRAFDRISTHDDAAENPARSTKEEASDA
- a CDS encoding 4Fe-4S dicluster domain-containing protein yields the protein MPKEQDALDIINDPKNRISGTEGPETEKVDQSEGEAPGTEKKGFNRRNFLKFGGAAAAVATVAGAGSAGFAIGRADDAYTGYNRTYQGGDQFFNREPFRCDVPVMMTPVAKVERPNWTDFLFKRMHELVNIIKRGEWTPDMGVEKLPGPVGDHYRARPGDLEIMLNSLQRNVRRSQAWKEHGNKRYALAGAYNMAFAKGGMEFPDGTNRVPADPADEYKRTGKPVPPEDWDFRGISRKEPMKFKSPAHASKLIKRMAHQFGMSLVGIAKFDPRFMFKNLMRGMPQEGREWGDRVPEHWKSIIVFGVPMNWDGTYSAIGYSTSFDAYFRSRCAAGLMEQFLKELGYPARAEFPGHNYEIMMSPYVQLAGLGQYSRAGLVMVPELGANFRPAAVITNIEFEYDRPIDVKMADFCLKCKICADSCPSGAITHDDRPQTVVRGFRRWKLNEEKCYSMWAGGTTQDGLGCRVCVGVCPYSRKNTWVHTISREVEPRDPTGLFSTGLLAMQKNFFKFNEAEDYRSDWDGGKEANYHNPPWWLRAENFLDIEKDWKYHGME